In one window of Janthinobacterium sp. 1_2014MBL_MicDiv DNA:
- a CDS encoding rhodanese-like domain-containing protein, whose protein sequence is MAATELVFDPRAAHGEAAFDEVLNLARTQAQAQGLPYAGIVSAQDAWQLVQAGKAVLVDVRTNEERTFVGYVPDSLHVAWATGTAMNRNPRFTRELEAKAGGKDAVVVLLCRSGKRSALAAEAAAKAGFTHVFNIAQGFEGDLDGQQQRGHSGGWRWHSLPWIQD, encoded by the coding sequence ATGGCAGCGACAGAACTGGTATTCGACCCGCGCGCCGCGCACGGCGAGGCGGCGTTCGACGAAGTGCTCAATCTCGCGCGCACCCAGGCGCAGGCGCAAGGCTTGCCGTATGCGGGCATCGTCAGCGCGCAGGATGCGTGGCAGCTGGTGCAGGCCGGCAAGGCCGTGCTGGTCGACGTGCGCACGAATGAAGAGCGCACCTTCGTCGGCTACGTGCCCGACTCGCTGCACGTGGCATGGGCCACCGGCACGGCCATGAACCGCAACCCCCGCTTCACGCGCGAACTGGAAGCGAAGGCGGGCGGCAAGGACGCCGTGGTGGTGCTGCTGTGCCGCAGCGGCAAGCGTTCGGCCCTTGCCGCCGAAGCGGCCGCGAAGGCCGGTTTCACGCACGTGTTCAATATCGCGCAAGGCTTCGAGGGAGACCTCGACGGACAACAGCAGCGCGGCCACAGTGGCGGCTGGCGCTGGCACTCCCTGCCCTGGATCCAGGACTAA